From Cryptosporangium phraense, one genomic window encodes:
- a CDS encoding heme o synthase — protein sequence MTAQVEAPAGSRPPRLKPLGVVKAYVALTKPRIIETLLVSTVPTMLLAQRGMPSLWLIVATVLGGTLAAGSANALNCYIDRDIDEKMSRTKRRPLAQHTVEPRSALIFGVALGVVAVAFLWWQTNALAAGLALAAILFYVLVYTAVLKRRTSQNIVWGGAAGCMPVLIGWAAVTNSLSWAPLVLFGVIFFWTPPHYWPLAMKFRNDYAKAGVPMLPVVAAPKVVTGQILAYSWAMVLCSLLLWPLATGWIYGATALVLGGWFLVEAHRLNRQVRRELKVKPMRLFHLSITYLTLLFLAVAVDALIS from the coding sequence GTGACTGCACAAGTGGAGGCGCCGGCCGGGTCCCGGCCGCCGCGTCTGAAGCCACTGGGTGTGGTCAAGGCCTACGTCGCCCTGACCAAGCCGCGAATCATCGAGACGCTCCTCGTGTCGACGGTTCCGACGATGCTCCTCGCCCAGCGTGGCATGCCCTCGCTGTGGCTCATCGTCGCCACCGTCCTCGGTGGCACGCTCGCGGCCGGTAGTGCGAACGCGCTCAACTGCTACATCGACCGCGACATCGACGAAAAGATGTCTCGCACCAAACGGCGTCCGCTGGCCCAGCACACGGTGGAGCCGCGCAGCGCGCTGATCTTCGGTGTCGCGCTCGGCGTGGTCGCGGTCGCGTTCCTGTGGTGGCAGACCAACGCGCTGGCCGCCGGGCTGGCGCTGGCCGCGATCCTGTTCTACGTCCTGGTCTACACCGCGGTGCTCAAGCGACGGACCAGCCAGAACATCGTCTGGGGCGGCGCGGCCGGCTGCATGCCGGTGCTGATCGGCTGGGCCGCGGTCACGAACTCGCTGAGCTGGGCCCCGCTGGTCCTGTTCGGCGTGATCTTCTTCTGGACGCCGCCGCACTACTGGCCGCTGGCGATGAAGTTCCGCAACGACTACGCCAAGGCCGGCGTGCCGATGCTGCCGGTCGTCGCGGCTCCCAAGGTCGTGACCGGACAGATCCTCGCGTATTCCTGGGCGATGGTGCTGTGCTCGCTGCTGCTCTGGCCGCTGGCCACGGGCTGGATCTACGGCGCGACGGCGCTGGTGCTCGGCGGCTGGTTCCTGGTCGAGGCCCACCGGCTGAACCGGCAGGTGCGGCGGGAGCTGAAGGTCAAGCCGATGCGGCTGTTCCACCTCTCGATCACGTACCTCACGCTGTTGTTCCTGGCCGTCGCCGTCGACGCTTTGATCTCGTAA
- a CDS encoding helix-turn-helix transcriptional regulator: MKNVEPTVGPTDERTRDRVGRLLLEEGAATAADLSERLGLTPAAVRRHLDAMLAEGSVVSRERPGRGPRGRGRPAKEFVLTDAGRETFPHMYDDLAAEVLRFLARLHGDDAVATFAAERVRVLEERCRAAMADAGDDPLARAEALADALSAEGYAASASALAGGGQLCQHHCPVAQVAAEFPQLCEAETAVISRLLGSHVQRLATIAHGDGVCTTHIPAPPRPKEAV, from the coding sequence GTGAAAAACGTCGAGCCGACCGTCGGGCCCACCGACGAGAGGACCCGTGACCGGGTCGGCCGACTCCTGCTCGAAGAAGGCGCGGCCACGGCCGCCGACCTGAGCGAGCGACTGGGCCTCACCCCGGCGGCCGTCCGCCGCCACCTCGACGCGATGCTCGCCGAGGGCAGCGTCGTCAGCCGGGAGCGGCCGGGCCGCGGCCCGCGGGGCCGCGGACGCCCGGCCAAGGAGTTCGTGCTCACCGACGCCGGTCGGGAGACGTTCCCGCACATGTACGACGACCTGGCCGCCGAGGTGCTCCGGTTCCTCGCCCGCCTGCACGGTGACGACGCGGTGGCGACGTTCGCCGCCGAGCGCGTGCGGGTACTCGAGGAGCGGTGCCGGGCGGCGATGGCCGACGCCGGTGACGATCCGCTGGCGCGGGCCGAGGCCCTGGCCGACGCGCTCTCCGCCGAGGGTTACGCTGCCAGCGCTTCGGCGCTGGCCGGCGGCGGGCAGCTGTGCCAGCACCACTGCCCGGTCGCCCAGGTCGCCGCGGAGTTCCCGCAGCTGTGCGAGGCCGAGACCGCGGTCATCTCGCGGTTGCTCGGCAGCCACGTCCAGCGGCTCGCGACGATCGCGCACGGCGACGGCGTCTGTACGACGCACATACCGGCGCCGCCGAGACCGAAAGAAGCAGTGTGA
- the tkt gene encoding transketolase — protein sequence MSSSENDAVLDWNDQDAKAVDTVRVLAADAVQKSGNGHPGTAMSLAPLAYLLFNKVLKHDPTDPNWTGRDRFVLSAGHSSLTLYIQLFLSGYPLTLEDLKSLRQWGSQTPGHPEHGHTPGVETTTGPLGQGVGNAVGMAMAARRERGLFDPDAPAGQSPFDHNIWAIAGDGDIEEGISGEASSIAGTQQLGNLTLIYDDNKISIEDDTNIALTEDVAARYEAYGWHVQKLDFTAGGEYHEDVHALWDALQAAKAETGRPSFIQLRTIIGWPAPNLQGTGKAHGAALGVDEVKATKEILGFDPEKTFEVPQGAFDRAREVVARGHAKHEAWNAEFEKWAEANPERKALFDRMATRSLPEGWTDKLPTFPADAKGIATRKASGDTLSAIAPALPELWGGSADLAESNLTTPKGEPSFLPPDRQTKMFSGGPYGRVLHFGIREHAMGSILNGIALHGGTRPYGGTFLVFSDYMRPAVRLAALMKLPTIYVWTHDSIGLGEDGPTHQPIEHLTALRAIPGLDVVRPADANETVVAWKQALEHTDRPTALALSRQNLPTFDRTTGEYAPVEYAAKGAYVLAEASGGTPHVILLATGSEVAIADEARKRLEAEGTPTRLVSVPCFEWFEEQDEAYRESVLPRSVKARVSVEAGIAMSWRGLVGEAGESISIEHFGASAPYTVLYEQFGFTPDRVVAAAHASLTKVGAITGSPTGN from the coding sequence GTGAGCAGCTCGGAGAATGACGCAGTACTCGACTGGAACGATCAGGACGCGAAGGCGGTAGACACCGTCCGCGTGCTGGCGGCCGACGCCGTGCAGAAGTCGGGCAACGGCCACCCGGGCACCGCGATGAGCCTGGCCCCGCTGGCCTATCTGTTGTTCAACAAGGTGCTCAAGCACGATCCGACCGACCCGAACTGGACCGGCCGCGACCGGTTCGTTCTGAGCGCCGGTCACTCCAGCCTGACGCTCTACATCCAGCTCTTCCTGTCGGGCTACCCGCTGACACTGGAAGACCTGAAGTCGCTCCGCCAGTGGGGCAGCCAGACCCCGGGTCACCCGGAGCACGGCCACACCCCGGGCGTCGAGACCACGACCGGCCCGCTGGGCCAGGGCGTCGGCAACGCGGTCGGCATGGCGATGGCGGCCCGCCGCGAGCGCGGCCTGTTCGACCCGGACGCCCCGGCCGGCCAGAGCCCGTTCGACCACAACATCTGGGCGATCGCCGGCGACGGCGACATCGAGGAGGGCATCAGCGGCGAGGCGTCGTCGATCGCGGGCACCCAGCAGCTGGGCAACCTGACGCTGATCTACGACGACAACAAGATCTCGATCGAGGACGACACGAACATCGCCCTCACCGAGGACGTCGCGGCCCGCTACGAGGCCTACGGCTGGCACGTGCAGAAGCTCGACTTCACCGCCGGCGGCGAGTACCACGAGGACGTCCACGCGCTCTGGGACGCGCTGCAGGCGGCCAAGGCCGAGACCGGCCGCCCGTCGTTCATCCAGCTGCGCACGATCATCGGCTGGCCGGCCCCGAACCTGCAGGGAACCGGCAAGGCGCACGGCGCCGCGCTGGGCGTGGACGAGGTCAAGGCCACCAAGGAGATCCTGGGCTTCGACCCGGAGAAGACGTTCGAGGTGCCCCAGGGCGCGTTCGACCGGGCCCGCGAGGTCGTGGCCCGCGGCCACGCCAAGCACGAGGCCTGGAACGCCGAGTTCGAGAAGTGGGCCGAGGCCAACCCGGAGCGCAAGGCGCTGTTCGACCGGATGGCGACCCGCTCGCTGCCCGAGGGCTGGACCGACAAGCTCCCGACGTTCCCGGCCGACGCCAAGGGCATCGCGACCCGCAAGGCGTCCGGTGACACGCTGAGCGCGATCGCGCCGGCCCTGCCGGAGCTCTGGGGCGGTTCGGCCGACCTGGCCGAGTCCAACCTGACGACGCCCAAGGGCGAGCCGTCGTTCCTCCCGCCCGACCGCCAGACCAAGATGTTCAGCGGCGGTCCCTACGGCCGGGTGCTCCACTTCGGCATCCGCGAGCACGCGATGGGCTCGATCCTCAACGGCATCGCACTGCACGGCGGCACCCGCCCCTACGGTGGCACATTCCTGGTCTTCAGCGACTACATGCGCCCGGCCGTCCGGCTCGCGGCGCTGATGAAGCTGCCGACGATCTACGTGTGGACGCACGACTCGATCGGCCTCGGCGAAGACGGCCCGACGCACCAGCCGATCGAGCACCTGACCGCGCTGCGGGCGATCCCCGGCCTCGACGTCGTCCGCCCGGCCGACGCCAACGAGACCGTCGTCGCGTGGAAGCAGGCGCTGGAGCACACCGACCGGCCGACCGCGCTGGCCCTGTCCCGGCAGAACCTGCCGACGTTCGACCGCACGACCGGCGAGTACGCTCCGGTGGAGTACGCGGCCAAGGGCGCCTACGTGCTGGCCGAGGCCAGCGGCGGTACCCCGCACGTGATCCTGCTGGCCACCGGTTCCGAGGTCGCGATCGCCGACGAGGCCCGCAAGCGCCTGGAGGCCGAGGGCACGCCGACCCGGCTGGTGTCGGTGCCGTGCTTCGAGTGGTTCGAGGAGCAGGACGAGGCCTACCGGGAGTCGGTGCTCCCGCGGTCCGTCAAGGCTCGGGTGAGCGTCGAGGCCGGCATCGCGATGTCGTGGCGGGGCCTGGTCGGCGAGGCCGGCGAGTCCATCTCGATCGAGCACTTCGGGGCCAGCGCGCCCTACACGGTGTTGTACGAGCAGTTCGGCTTCACTCCCGACCGCGTCGTCGCGGCCGCGCACGCCAGCCTCACCAAGGTCGGGGCCATCACCGGCAGCCCGACCGGCAACTGA
- a CDS encoding oxidoreductase — protein MARWTAADIPDQTGRVAVVTGANSGIGYRAAEALARAGSAVLLACRSAPKGAAALDRLRAAVPAAAGRIEVRPLDLADLDSVRAFADATTGPLDLLVNNAGIMNVPTRHTTAQGFEAQFGTNHLGHFALTGLLLPRLLERPGARVVTLSSVMHKFGSPSLLDDPQSERRYSATGAYNFSKLANAWFTLELDRRLRAAGAPVASLGAHPGYTATNLVTTGPGANGATLFTVLSAAATKVIGQSAATGALPTLRAATDPAAAGGEYYGPGGPGELRGRPVRVRYTAAAYDEPNARRLWEYSADVTGVPITL, from the coding sequence GTGGCCCGCTGGACCGCGGCCGACATCCCCGACCAGACCGGACGCGTCGCGGTCGTCACCGGCGCCAACAGCGGCATCGGCTACCGCGCGGCCGAGGCGCTGGCCCGCGCGGGCAGCGCGGTCCTCCTCGCCTGCCGGAGCGCGCCCAAAGGCGCGGCCGCGCTCGACCGGCTGCGTGCGGCCGTGCCGGCCGCGGCCGGCCGGATCGAGGTCCGGCCGCTCGACCTCGCCGATCTCGACTCGGTCCGGGCCTTCGCGGACGCCACGACCGGGCCGCTCGACCTGCTGGTGAACAACGCCGGGATCATGAACGTGCCGACCCGGCACACGACCGCCCAGGGCTTCGAGGCCCAGTTCGGCACCAACCACCTGGGTCACTTCGCGCTGACCGGGCTGCTGCTGCCCCGGCTGCTCGAGCGGCCCGGGGCCCGGGTCGTGACGCTCAGCAGCGTCATGCACAAGTTCGGGTCGCCGTCGCTGCTCGACGACCCGCAGAGCGAGCGCCGCTACTCGGCTACCGGCGCGTACAACTTCTCCAAGCTCGCCAACGCCTGGTTCACGCTCGAGCTCGACCGTCGGCTCCGCGCCGCCGGTGCTCCGGTGGCCAGCCTGGGAGCCCACCCCGGCTACACCGCGACCAACCTGGTCACGACCGGCCCGGGGGCGAACGGGGCCACGCTGTTCACCGTGCTCTCGGCGGCCGCGACGAAGGTGATCGGCCAGTCGGCCGCGACCGGCGCGCTGCCGACGCTGCGCGCCGCCACCGATCCGGCCGCGGCGGGCGGCGAGTACTACGGCCCGGGCGGCCCGGGGGAGCTGCGCGGTCGCCCGGTGCGCGTCCGGTACACCGCGGCCGCCTACGACGAGCCGAACGCCCGCCGGCTCTGGGAGTACTCCGCCGACGTGACCGGCGTCCCGATCACGCTCTGA
- the purU gene encoding formyltetrahydrofolate deformylase, with translation MRGILCAVDDRLRIAPGSLQAVPESSPQYVLTLSCADRPGIVHAVAGRLAGAGCNILESQQFGDPFTGRFFMRVHISGPATGSAGDLRDEFAPTAAEFGMDWGVHDLAVRPRVLILVSKLGHCLNDLLFRRETGALKIDVPAIVSNHSDFAALARWHNVPFHHVPVTPDTKDEAEAKLRGLIDEHRVDLVVLARYMQILSDDLCRDLAGRAINIHHSFLPSFKGARPYHQAHARGVKVIGATAHYVTGDLDEGPIIEQEVARVDHTDGPDEMVQSGRDVECLALSRAVKWHVEHRVLLNGDRTVVFR, from the coding sequence ATGCGCGGCATTCTATGTGCCGTAGACGATCGGCTCCGAATCGCTCCGGGTAGCCTCCAGGCCGTGCCCGAATCGTCACCCCAGTACGTCCTCACCTTGTCTTGTGCCGACCGTCCCGGCATCGTCCACGCGGTCGCCGGCCGCCTCGCCGGTGCCGGTTGCAACATCCTGGAGAGCCAGCAGTTCGGCGACCCGTTCACCGGCCGCTTCTTCATGCGCGTCCACATCTCCGGTCCGGCAACCGGCAGTGCGGGGGACCTGCGGGACGAGTTCGCGCCGACCGCGGCCGAGTTCGGCATGGACTGGGGCGTCCACGACCTCGCGGTCCGCCCGCGGGTGCTGATCCTGGTGAGCAAGCTCGGGCACTGCCTCAACGACCTGCTGTTCCGCCGCGAGACCGGCGCCCTCAAGATCGACGTCCCGGCGATCGTCTCGAACCACTCGGACTTCGCGGCGCTGGCCCGCTGGCACAACGTCCCGTTCCACCACGTCCCGGTGACACCGGACACCAAGGACGAGGCCGAGGCGAAGCTGCGCGGGCTGATCGACGAACACCGGGTCGACCTGGTCGTGCTCGCCCGCTACATGCAGATCCTGTCCGACGACCTCTGCCGTGACCTGGCCGGACGCGCGATCAACATCCACCACTCGTTCCTGCCCAGCTTCAAGGGCGCCCGGCCGTACCACCAGGCTCACGCCCGGGGCGTCAAGGTGATCGGCGCGACCGCGCACTACGTCACCGGCGACCTGGATGAGGGCCCGATCATCGAGCAGGAGGTCGCCCGAGTCGACCACACCGACGGCCCGGACGAGATGGTGCAGAGCGGCCGGGACGTCGAGTGCCTGGCCCTCTCCCGGGCGGTCAAGTGGCACGTCGAGCACCGGGTGCTGCTCAACGGCGACCGCACGGTGGTCTTCCGCTAA
- the sufD gene encoding Fe-S cluster assembly protein SufD, which produces MLAGAHSHGGPADGKPRASKAVALRSYDVADFPQLTGREEEWRFTPLGRLRGLHDSSAAPAPDGTLDERAGAPDGVRIEHVSADDPRVGSALTPFDRPSADAYGKVKTATVVTVTGVVDEYVVLDLTGRSAEGASYHHTVLDIKPNAEVKILLDHAGNVTLADNVEILVGDNAGATVVTRTDWSGDSVQLQHQRVKLGRDSRLTHIQITLGGDLVRQYTSVEFTGRGGEIDAYGIYFADAGQHLEHRLFVDHSVPDCRSNVVYRGALQGADAHTVWVGDVLIQDEATGTDTYEINRNLVLTDGARADSVPNLEIETGEIVGAGHASATGRFDDEQLFYLQSRGIPADEARRLVVRGFFAEITQKIGNDELVEAITSTIDARLAKAGA; this is translated from the coding sequence GTGCTCGCCGGAGCGCACAGTCACGGCGGCCCGGCCGATGGCAAGCCGCGGGCCAGCAAGGCCGTGGCTCTGCGGTCCTACGACGTGGCCGACTTCCCGCAGCTGACCGGCCGCGAGGAAGAGTGGCGGTTCACGCCGCTCGGCCGGCTCCGTGGCCTGCACGACAGCAGCGCCGCTCCGGCGCCGGACGGCACGCTCGACGAGCGCGCCGGCGCGCCGGACGGCGTCCGCATCGAGCACGTGAGCGCGGACGACCCGCGGGTCGGGAGCGCGCTGACGCCGTTCGACCGCCCCTCGGCCGACGCGTACGGGAAGGTGAAGACCGCGACCGTCGTCACGGTGACCGGCGTGGTGGACGAGTACGTGGTCCTCGACCTGACCGGCCGCAGCGCCGAAGGCGCGAGCTACCACCACACGGTGCTCGACATCAAGCCGAACGCCGAGGTCAAGATCCTCCTCGACCACGCGGGCAACGTCACGCTGGCCGACAACGTCGAGATCCTCGTCGGTGACAACGCCGGGGCGACGGTCGTGACCCGCACCGACTGGTCGGGCGACTCGGTTCAGCTGCAGCACCAGCGGGTGAAGCTCGGCCGCGACTCGCGGCTCACGCACATCCAGATCACGCTCGGCGGCGACCTGGTCCGGCAGTACACGTCGGTCGAGTTCACCGGCCGCGGCGGCGAGATCGACGCCTACGGCATCTACTTCGCCGACGCCGGCCAGCACCTCGAGCACCGGCTGTTCGTCGACCACTCGGTGCCCGACTGCCGGAGCAACGTCGTCTACCGCGGCGCGCTGCAGGGCGCGGACGCGCACACGGTCTGGGTCGGCGACGTGCTGATCCAGGACGAGGCCACCGGCACCGACACGTACGAGATCAACCGGAACCTGGTGCTCACCGACGGCGCCCGGGCCGACTCGGTGCCGAACCTGGAGATCGAGACCGGCGAGATCGTCGGCGCCGGGCACGCGAGCGCGACCGGCCGTTTCGACGACGAGCAGCTGTTCTACCTGCAGTCCCGGGGCATCCCGGCCGACGAGGCCCGGCGACTGGTCGTGCGCGGCTTCTTCGCCGAGATCACGCAGAAGATCGGCAACGACGAGCTGGTCGAGGCGATCACCAGCACGATCGACGCGCGGCTGGCCAAGGCGGGGGCATGA
- a CDS encoding aminoglycoside N(3)-acetyltransferase, translating to MVARTPAPRTRKTLAADLRALGVRDGDVLLTHTSVSALGWVAGREHAVILALLDAVGPTGTLVVPTQTGTNSDPSEWQAPAVPAEWWDVIRAEAPGFDPARTPTDGMGWLPETLRTWPGAVRSTHPQTSFAALGPSAGALMARHDLDCRFGDRSPLAALEAAGARVLLLGAGYHACTAFHLGEARSAGAPRERLACAVLDADGERRWTHYVDVVADERDFASLGAAFAGTGEVTAGPVGSARAKIFALDAAARFASTWIPAHRPGWSS from the coding sequence GTGGTCGCGCGAACCCCGGCGCCGCGCACCCGCAAGACGCTCGCGGCCGACCTTCGGGCCCTCGGCGTCCGGGACGGGGATGTGCTCCTCACCCACACCTCGGTCTCCGCGCTGGGCTGGGTCGCCGGGCGCGAACACGCGGTGATCCTGGCTCTGCTCGACGCGGTCGGGCCGACCGGCACGCTCGTCGTCCCGACCCAGACCGGCACCAACTCCGACCCCTCCGAGTGGCAGGCGCCGGCCGTGCCGGCCGAGTGGTGGGACGTCATCCGGGCCGAGGCGCCCGGCTTCGACCCGGCCCGGACGCCGACCGACGGCATGGGCTGGCTGCCCGAGACGCTGCGGACCTGGCCCGGCGCGGTCCGCAGCACCCACCCGCAGACGTCGTTCGCCGCGCTCGGCCCGTCGGCCGGCGCGCTGATGGCCCGGCACGACCTCGACTGCCGGTTCGGAGACCGGTCGCCGCTGGCCGCGCTCGAGGCGGCCGGTGCGAGAGTGCTGCTGCTCGGCGCCGGCTACCACGCCTGCACCGCGTTCCACCTGGGTGAGGCCCGGTCGGCCGGAGCTCCGCGGGAACGGCTCGCCTGCGCGGTGCTCGACGCCGACGGCGAGCGTCGCTGGACCCACTACGTCGACGTCGTGGCCGACGAGCGGGACTTCGCCTCGCTCGGCGCCGCGTTCGCGGGCACCGGCGAGGTGACGGCCGGCCCGGTCGGGTCGGCCCGGGCCAAGATCTTCGCTCTGGACGCCGCCGCGCGCTTCGCGTCGACCTGGATCCCGGCGCACCGGCCGGGCTGGAGCTCTTAG
- a CDS encoding COX15/CtaA family protein — MSTATAAATEPAAPDRDPTWFQRLRNAPSLVRWLAFGTVVGNIVIVLTGAAVRLSASGLGCPTWPKCTDDSYTNTPEFGIHGYIEFGNRLLTFVLSAIVAAAIITVFLQRPRRRSLVWLSLAQFFGIVAQAVVGGITVLTGLNPWTVSAHFLVSMALIYAAYAFWVRTGEGDGPRDWRVTAPLRWVGRGIAVAAGATIVIGTVVTGSGPHSGDGNAPRTGFDPALVSQLHADAVFLLIGLTIGGVLALRGVPAARNAVIALLVVELAQGLIGYVQYFTHLPVGLVAAHVLGASILWAFALHVLFSLRVRNDRLTA, encoded by the coding sequence ATGAGTACCGCGACCGCCGCCGCTACCGAGCCGGCAGCACCGGACCGGGACCCGACCTGGTTCCAGCGGCTGCGGAACGCGCCGTCGCTGGTCCGGTGGCTCGCGTTCGGGACGGTCGTGGGCAACATCGTGATCGTGCTCACCGGCGCCGCGGTCCGGCTGTCGGCGTCCGGGCTCGGCTGCCCGACCTGGCCCAAGTGCACCGACGACAGCTACACGAACACGCCCGAGTTCGGCATCCACGGCTACATCGAGTTCGGCAACCGCCTGCTGACGTTCGTCCTGTCGGCGATCGTGGCCGCGGCGATCATCACGGTGTTCCTCCAGCGGCCCCGGCGCCGCTCGCTGGTCTGGCTGTCGCTGGCCCAGTTCTTCGGCATCGTCGCCCAGGCCGTCGTCGGCGGCATCACGGTGCTGACCGGGCTGAACCCGTGGACGGTTTCGGCGCACTTCCTGGTGTCGATGGCCCTGATCTACGCGGCCTACGCGTTCTGGGTCCGCACCGGCGAGGGCGACGGGCCGCGCGACTGGCGGGTCACGGCGCCGCTGCGCTGGGTCGGCCGGGGAATCGCCGTGGCCGCGGGCGCGACGATCGTCATCGGCACGGTGGTGACCGGGAGCGGCCCGCACTCGGGCGACGGGAACGCCCCGCGGACCGGGTTCGACCCGGCGCTGGTCAGCCAGCTGCACGCGGACGCGGTGTTCCTGCTCATCGGGCTGACGATCGGGGGCGTGCTGGCGCTGCGCGGGGTCCCGGCCGCCCGCAACGCGGTGATCGCGCTGCTCGTCGTCGAGCTGGCCCAGGGGCTGATCGGGTACGTCCAGTACTTCACGCACCTCCCGGTGGGCCTGGTGGCCGCGCACGTGCTCGGTGCCTCCATCCTCTGGGCGTTCGCTCTCCACGTCCTCTTCAGCCTCCGGGTGCGGAATGATCGACTTACGGCCTGA
- the sufB gene encoding Fe-S cluster assembly protein SufB, which yields MTAITPENRSEAGAPVATVPLTQDEQIAALGNYQFGWADTDVAGAAATRGLNEAVVRDISAKKNEPEWMLRRRLRGLTLFGKKPMPDWGADLGGIDFDNIKYFVRSTEKQAQSWEELPEDIKATYDKLGIPEAEKQRLVAGVAAQYESEVVYHKIREDLEEQGVVFLDTDTALKEHEDIFKEYFGSVIPVGDNKFAALNTAVWSGGSFIYVPKGVHVEIPLQAYFRINTENMGQFERTLIIVDEGAYVHYVEGCTAPIYTSDSLHSAVVEIIVKKNARCRYTTIQNWSNNVYNLVTKRAVCHEGATMEWIDGNIGSKVTMKYPAVFMTGEHAKGEVLSIAFAGEGQHQDAGAKMVHAAPNTSSTIVSKSVARGGGRTSYRGLVQVLDGAVGSKSTVKCDALLVDTVSRSDTYPYVDVREDDVAMGHEATVSKISDDQLFYLMSRGLTEDEAMAMIVRGFVEPIARELPMEYALELNRLIELQMEGAVG from the coding sequence ATGACCGCCATCACGCCCGAGAACCGCTCGGAGGCCGGCGCGCCTGTCGCTACCGTGCCGCTCACGCAGGACGAGCAGATCGCGGCGCTGGGCAACTATCAGTTCGGCTGGGCCGACACCGACGTGGCCGGCGCGGCCGCGACGCGTGGTCTGAACGAGGCCGTGGTCCGGGACATCTCGGCGAAGAAGAACGAACCCGAGTGGATGCTCCGCCGCCGTCTCCGGGGGCTGACGCTGTTCGGCAAGAAGCCGATGCCCGACTGGGGCGCCGACCTCGGCGGCATCGACTTCGACAACATCAAGTACTTCGTGCGCTCCACCGAGAAGCAGGCCCAGAGCTGGGAGGAGCTTCCGGAGGACATCAAGGCCACCTACGACAAGCTCGGCATCCCCGAGGCGGAGAAGCAGCGCCTCGTCGCCGGCGTCGCGGCCCAGTACGAGTCCGAGGTCGTCTACCACAAGATCCGGGAAGACCTCGAGGAGCAGGGCGTCGTCTTCCTCGACACCGACACGGCGCTCAAAGAGCACGAGGACATCTTCAAGGAGTACTTCGGCTCGGTGATCCCGGTCGGCGACAACAAGTTCGCCGCGCTGAACACCGCGGTCTGGTCCGGTGGCTCGTTCATCTACGTGCCGAAGGGCGTGCACGTCGAGATCCCGCTGCAGGCCTACTTCCGGATCAACACCGAGAACATGGGCCAGTTCGAGCGGACGCTGATCATCGTCGACGAGGGTGCGTACGTGCACTACGTCGAGGGCTGCACGGCGCCGATCTACACGTCGGACTCGCTGCACTCCGCGGTCGTCGAGATCATCGTCAAGAAGAACGCCCGGTGCCGGTACACGACGATCCAGAACTGGTCGAACAACGTCTACAACCTGGTCACCAAGCGGGCCGTGTGCCACGAGGGCGCGACCATGGAGTGGATCGACGGCAACATCGGCTCCAAGGTGACGATGAAGTACCCGGCCGTGTTCATGACCGGTGAGCACGCCAAGGGCGAGGTTCTCTCGATCGCGTTCGCGGGCGAGGGTCAGCACCAGGACGCGGGCGCCAAGATGGTGCACGCGGCCCCGAACACGTCGTCGACGATCGTCAGCAAGTCGGTGGCCCGGGGCGGTGGCCGGACGTCGTACCGCGGCCTGGTCCAGGTGCTCGACGGCGCGGTCGGCTCGAAGTCGACGGTGAAGTGCGACGCGCTGCTCGTCGACACCGTTTCTCGCTCCGACACGTACCCCTATGTCGACGTTCGCGAGGACGACGTGGCGATGGGGCACGAGGCGACGGTCTCGAAGATCAGCGACGACCAGCTGTTCTACCTGATGAGCCGGGGTCTCACCGAGGACGAGGCGATGGCGATGATCGTCCGCGGCTTCGTCGAGCCGATCGCCCGTGAGCTTCCGATGGAGTACGCGCTGGAGCTCAACCGCCTGATCGAGCTGCAGATGGAAGGCGCAGTCGGTTAA